Below is a window of Perca fluviatilis chromosome 14, GENO_Pfluv_1.0, whole genome shotgun sequence DNA.
ctgattatttacatggagtctggtggagttaggtgatggtgatttcagggctgtttcTAGTGCTTAATACTGGACACCAATGTTAAAGCTAGTTGTTGCCCTCGGTAACGTAGCCCCAAAAACTAGAAGCTCACCCTGAGCCTGCAGCAGTTTGAGCGTGGCCTCGGCCCGAGCTCGCGCCTCCTTCTGGGCCTTGGTCAGCAGCTTGCCCTCCTTCTTCAGGCgctccttcctctccttctccttctgcttcttcttctccttccgCTCCAGCTCCAGACGCTCCTAACAGAGGAGCAGCacggggtcaaaggtcaccgaGGAGACCCACAgataacactgtgtgtgtgtgtctctgtatgtgtgtctctgtgtgtgtttatgtgtgtgtgtgtctctgtatgtgtatgtgtctgtatgtgtgtgtgtgtctctctgtccctgtgtgtgtgtgtttctgtgtgtgtgtgtgtgtttctgtgtccctgtgtgtgtgtgtgtgtgtctgtttctgtgtgtctttctgtgtgtgtgtgtgtgtgtgtgtgtgtgtatgtgtccctgtgtctgttacctgtgtgtctttctgggtgtgtgtgtccctgtgtgtgtgtgtgtgtctgtgtccctgtgtgtgggtgtgtgtccctgtgtgtgtgtgtgtccctctgtgtgtgtgtgtgtgtgtgtgtgtgtgtccctgtgtctgtgtgtgttacctgtgtgtctttctgggtgtgtgtgtccctgtgtgtgtgtgtgtttgtgtgtgtgtccgtgtgtgtccctgtgtgtgtgtttgtgtgtgtgtgtccgtgtgtgtccgtgtgtgtgtgtatgtgtgtgtgtttctgtgtccttgtgtgtgttacctgctcCTCCCTCTGTTTCTCCATCTCCTCCAGCCTCCTCAgacgctcctcctcctccctcttggcctgctcctcctcctaaaaacacataaacaaacaaacaaacaaacaaacacacaaacacacaaacacacacaaacacacacacacacaaagacaaaccaacaggacatgtttaacatcacaaacacacagactggTCTGAACTCTGCGACTACgtttcccagaatgcatcaCCTCCTTCATCTTGGCCAGAGCCTCCTGCATGGCCTTCACCGTGGCCTTGCTGGgccccttcttcttctcctccttctccttctcgcccttcttcttcttcttgtccttcttctttttgtcgCCGTCCATCTCCTctgcaaagaagaagaagaaaagaagagtgaaaatctttttaaaggaggaagaaggagggaaacctgctgtctctgtttgtgtgtcagatgtgtgtgtgtctctgtgtgtgtgtgtgtgtgtctgtatatgtgtgtgtgtgtgtgtgtgtgtgtgtgtgtgtgtgtgtctgtatatgtgtgtgtgtctctgtatatgtgtgtgtctctgtatatgtgtgtgtatgtgtctgtgtatatgtgtgtgtgtgtgtctctgtatatgtgtgtgtctctgtatatgtgtgtgtatgtgtctctgtatatgtgtgtatatgtgtgtgtgtgtctctatcaatgtgtgtgtctctggctatttgtgtgtgtgtgtgtgtgtctctgtctgtgtgtgtgtgtgtgtgtgtgtgtatatgtgtgtgtgtctctgtatatgtgtgtgtctctgtatatgtgtgtatgtgtgtgtgtgtctctggctatttgtgtgtgtgtgtgtgtctatgtctgtgtgtgtgtctatgtctgtgtgtgtttctgtctgtgtgtgtgtgtgtctatgtatgtgtgtgtctaattgtgtgtgtgtgtctatgtctatgtgtgtgtgtctctgtctgtgtgtgtgtgtctgtttctgtgcgtgtctatgtgtgtgtgtgtgtatgtgtttgtatgtctctgtgtgtgtgtctctgtatgtgtgtctgtgtgtgtgtctgtgtgtgtgtgtgtgtgtgtgtgtgtgtatgtgtgtgtgtgtgtgtgtgtgtgtgtctgtgtgtgtgtgtgtgtgtatctgtgtgtgtgtgtgtgtgtgtgtgtatctgtgtgtgtgtgtgtgtgtatctgtgtgtgtgtgtgtgtgtgtgtgtgtgtgtgtctgtgtctgtgtgtgtgtgtgtgtgtgtgtctgtgtctgtgtgtgtgtgtctgtgtgtgtgtatctgtgtgtgtgtgtgtgtgtgtgtgtgtgtctgtgtctgtgtgtgtgtgtctgtgtgtgtgtccgtgtgtgtgtgtgtgtgtgtatctgtgtgtgtgtatgtctctgtgtgtgtgtctctgtatgtgtgtctgtgtgtgtgtgtgtgtgtgtgtgttttttgctgtctgtgtctgtgtgtgtgtgtctgtgtgtgtgtatctgtgtgtgtgtgtgtgtgtgtgtgtgtgtgtgtgtgtgtctcttattTAAGGAGGAAGAAGGACTTTCATAAAGTAAACAGTGAAGCATTCATTCAGGGGGAACTCTGTCCGTGATAGGTTCTCACCTTCTGGCTCCGCCCCTTCCTGATCCTCGGCCGCTGCCATTGGTGGATCTTCCTGAGTGGGCGGGACCTCGGccgtcgtcttcttcttctccggCTCCACGCtgccctccttctccttctccttctccttcagcttcttctgcttcatcctctcctcctccttcttcttgcggtccctctccttcttctccGCCTTTTTCTGCGCCGCCGTCTTCATCTTGAAGCCTCCGGCGCCATCTTCTCcatcctgctcctcctcttcttcgcTCTCCATCTTCACGGCTTTGcctttgttcttcttcttccgGTCTCGGCCGAAAGCCGCCTCCCTCTCTTCCACCTCGgacccctcctcctcatcctcctccttctccttccctgCTCCTCCTTTCTTCTTCGGGCCCTCGTCTTCGTCTCTGTCCTCTTCGCCGTCTGACCCCGATGCTTGTTTGCCGCCCTTTTTGCCCTCTTTGGCCTTGAGGCGAGAGCGCGAGACGCTGTCTTCGTCCGAGTTGGAAGGAGGCGCTGCAGGAGGCGCTGCAGGAGGCGCTGCAGCCTGGAGAGACGGGAAGAGAAAAGGGTCAAAAGTAGGAGGAGTGTTAATCTActgtaagtgtctgacaacattatgggaaggATCCCTATAGAGATAGAAATCTCTATtgccaaactccaccagactccatgtaaataatcaggacttttagcatcattacaacacacttcattcaaagtggacagaaactaaaaaataaaactaccaaaagccgtcttggttcatctttccactgttccaacaatcaccactctggtttggttgaaataaacccttaattcacccatttacatgtggagatatgctggctctatacactctaaaagtcctgattatttacatggagtctggtggagatatgctggctctatacacgctaaaagtcctgattatttacatggagtctggtggagatatgctggctctatacacgctaaaagtcctgattatttacatggagtctggtggagatatgctggctctatacacgctaaaagtcctgattatttacatggagtctggttgagatatgctggctctatacacactaaaagtcctgattatttacatggagtctggttgagatatgctggctctatacacgcttaaaagtcctgataatttacatggagtctggtggagatatgctggctctatacacgctaaaagtcctgattatttacatggagtctggtggagatatgctggctctatacacgctaaaagtcctgattatttacatggagtctggtggagatatgctggctctatacacgctaaaagtcctgattatttacatggagtctggtggagatatgctggctctatacacgctaaaagtcctgattatttacatggagtctggtggagatatgctggctctatacacgctaaaagtcctgattatttacatggagtctggtggagatatgctggctctctacacgctaaaaagtcctgattatttacatggagtctggtggagatatgctggctctatacacactaaaagtcctgattatttacatggagtctggtggagatatgctggctctatacacgctaaaagtcctgattatttacatggagtctggtggagatgtgctggctctatacacgctaaa
It encodes the following:
- the LOC120572768 gene encoding eukaryotic translation initiation factor 5B-like (The sequence of the model RefSeq protein was modified relative to this genomic sequence to represent the inferred CDS: added 400 bases not found in genome assembly), giving the protein MGKKQKKSGDDSAKDDGVDIDALAAEIEGAGASKEPKGKKKKKGVKKDEFDEDEILKELEELSLETQGGKAKAAAPPAAPPAAPPSNSDEDSVSRSRLKAKEGKKGGKQASGSDGEEDRDEDEGPKKKGGAGKEKEEDEEEGSEVEEREAAFGRDRKKKNKGKAVKMESEEEEEQDGEDGAGGFKMKTAAQKKAEKKERDRKKKEEERMKQKKLKEKEKEKEGSVEPEKKKTTAEVPPTQEDPPMAAAEDQEGAEPEEEMDGDKKKKDKKKKKGEKEKEEKKKGPSKATVKAMQEALAKMKEEEEQAKREEEERLRRLEEMEKQREEQERLELERKEKKKQKEKERKERLKKEGKLLTKAQKEARARAEATLKLLQAQGVEVPSRDSLPKKKPVYGDKRKKKQPNAPTPEETSEVMSPTPETPEPVAMVTEAVTPAAVPEVKPEAAVDDWEAIATDEEKELKKVHIEVKEEVSAPPRPAASEEDEEEDDEEDDDEDEEDDDDGGDEEESEEDEKEKQQQTTTAALGPQGAKRRTAKDSEEESSESDDDDGRAKRRTAKDSEEESSESDDDDG